The following coding sequences lie in one Streptomyces venezuelae genomic window:
- a CDS encoding dihydrolipoyl dehydrogenase family protein, with product MTDAITYDVVVIGAGPVGENVADRARAAGLSAAIVESELVGGECSYWACMPSKALLRPVIARADARRVPGLRDSVQGPLDVSAVVAHRDDYTSHWKDDGQVGWLEGAGVDLYRGHGRIAGPREVTVTGTDGTARTLRARHAVAVCTGTRAALPDLPGLADVKPWTSREATSADHAPGRLLVVGGGVVAVEMATAWQALGSRVTVLVRGGGLLPRMEPFAGELVQEALTEAGAEVRSGVSVTAVRREDGVVTATLDDGSTLQADEILFATGRAPRTDDIGLETVGLEPGTYLKVDDSLRVEGSDWLYAVGDANHRALLTHQGKYQARIAGAAIAARAQGVPLLETDRWGAHAATADHAAVPQVVFTDPEAASAGLTLAEAEAAGHRVRAVDYDMSGVAGAGLYADGYRGRARMIVDLDREILLGVTFVGPGVGELIHSATMAIAGEIPLSRLWHAVPAYPTISEVWLRLLETYRG from the coding sequence ATGACGGATGCCATCACGTACGACGTTGTAGTCATCGGAGCCGGCCCTGTGGGGGAGAACGTGGCGGACCGAGCCCGCGCCGCGGGACTCAGTGCCGCGATCGTGGAGAGCGAGCTCGTGGGGGGCGAGTGCTCCTACTGGGCGTGCATGCCCAGCAAGGCCCTGCTGCGCCCCGTCATCGCCCGTGCCGACGCCCGCCGCGTCCCCGGCCTGCGCGACTCCGTGCAAGGGCCACTGGACGTGTCCGCGGTCGTTGCGCACCGCGACGACTACACCTCGCACTGGAAGGACGACGGCCAGGTCGGCTGGCTCGAAGGGGCCGGCGTCGACCTGTACCGGGGCCACGGCCGCATCGCGGGCCCCCGCGAGGTCACGGTCACCGGAACGGACGGCACGGCGCGCACGCTCCGGGCCCGGCACGCCGTGGCCGTCTGCACCGGCACCCGCGCGGCCCTGCCCGACCTGCCGGGCCTCGCCGACGTCAAGCCGTGGACCAGCCGCGAGGCCACCAGCGCCGACCATGCGCCCGGCCGCCTCCTGGTGGTCGGCGGCGGTGTCGTCGCCGTCGAGATGGCGACCGCGTGGCAGGCACTCGGGTCGCGGGTCACGGTCCTCGTACGCGGCGGGGGCCTGCTGCCCCGCATGGAGCCGTTCGCCGGGGAACTGGTGCAGGAGGCCCTCACCGAGGCGGGCGCCGAGGTCCGCTCCGGCGTCTCGGTCACCGCGGTGCGGCGCGAGGACGGCGTGGTGACGGCGACCCTGGACGACGGCTCCACCCTCCAGGCCGACGAGATCCTCTTCGCCACGGGCCGCGCCCCGCGCACCGACGACATCGGCCTGGAAACGGTCGGCCTGGAACCGGGCACCTACCTGAAGGTCGACGACAGCCTCCGCGTCGAGGGCAGCGACTGGCTCTACGCGGTCGGCGACGCCAACCACCGCGCGCTCCTCACCCACCAGGGCAAGTACCAGGCCCGCATCGCGGGCGCCGCCATCGCCGCCCGCGCCCAGGGCGTCCCGCTCCTGGAGACCGACCGCTGGGGCGCGCACGCCGCCACCGCCGACCACGCCGCCGTCCCGCAGGTCGTCTTCACCGACCCGGAGGCCGCCTCCGCGGGCCTGACCCTCGCCGAGGCGGAAGCCGCGGGCCACCGCGTCCGCGCCGTCGACTACGACATGTCCGGAGTGGCGGGCGCAGGACTCTACGCCGACGGCTACCGGGGCCGCGCCCGCATGATCGTCGACCTGGACCGCGAGATCCTCCTCGGCGTCACCTTCGTCGGCCCCGGAGTGGGCGAACTCATCCACTCGGCGACGATGGCGATCGCGGGCGAGATCCCCCTCAGCCGCCTGTGGCACGCCGTCCCCGCCTACCCGACGATCAGCGAGGTGTGGCTCCGGCTCCTCGAAACGTACCGGGGTTGA
- a CDS encoding nuclease-related domain-containing DEAD/DEAH box helicase gives MTAGGSASRRAQDARRQERLLREQWQAARRQALRWEAASEAEQRVAAQLLVLTERGWRLLVDRRWPGTRSANVDMLLVGPGGVFVIDVKNWRSAPEVRDGTLRAGGEPRDEHTAKLLAVTKTAESAVASLGMSPVAVQPLMVFAGRRVDAGLGRIRLLGEHEVGPVLLAEPRRLRAESVRAMADHLERFFPEYVSSAVRRPRTQTPLPAPRQPAEPDGLFDLEGLRDAALEEAMRAPIEQWMTFLHPDQVALVRRNWSGPARISGPAGTGKTVVGLHRAAHLARRTNGRVLYVTYAKNLPRVQGTFLRTMSPSIAEKVDFSSLHAWAQEFLRARGVPVRLHKEKADTAFSLAWAHVGRAGRLAEIDPTPLYWQQEIDHVIKGRGITTFDEYANVPRRRRRTVLRRPHRQAVWELFEAYESLRVEKGVHDFNDVLSLALAEAERGTDRPPYSAVIVDEVQDLTLVGVRLLHTLVGDAPNALLLVGDGQQAVYPGGFRLTDAGIDIRGDRGQVLRTNYRNSRQILDAALDVVADDTFDDIDGLRTLGRRDVDLTYHDGQVVRVVKPTAAEHDQALLTALRDLSAAERADTAVLCPSVRAIGAYQRLLTRAGIPVRMLEHYDGHPVDAVKLGSYRRAKGLEFKRVYLPRHDTALGPATPADGPATAPRAPETAAEHEELRRSQLFVAMTRARDVLWLGSVEEPPTEPPQALT, from the coding sequence ATGACGGCAGGCGGGTCGGCGTCGCGCCGGGCACAGGACGCGCGGCGCCAGGAGCGGCTGCTGCGGGAGCAGTGGCAGGCGGCCCGCCGCCAGGCGCTCCGCTGGGAGGCGGCAAGCGAGGCCGAGCAGCGCGTCGCCGCCCAACTGCTCGTCCTGACGGAGCGCGGGTGGCGGCTCCTCGTGGACCGGCGCTGGCCGGGCACGCGTAGCGCCAACGTCGACATGCTGCTCGTAGGGCCCGGCGGTGTCTTCGTCATCGACGTCAAGAACTGGCGGTCCGCGCCGGAGGTGCGGGACGGCACCCTGCGCGCCGGCGGCGAGCCGCGCGACGAACACACCGCCAAGCTCCTTGCCGTCACGAAGACCGCGGAGAGCGCGGTGGCGTCCCTCGGCATGTCCCCGGTCGCCGTCCAGCCGCTCATGGTCTTCGCGGGACGGCGCGTGGACGCCGGGCTCGGCAGGATCAGGCTCCTCGGCGAGCACGAGGTCGGGCCCGTCCTGCTCGCGGAGCCCCGGCGCCTGCGCGCGGAGTCGGTCCGCGCCATGGCCGACCACCTGGAGCGCTTCTTTCCCGAGTACGTGAGCTCGGCGGTGCGGCGACCGCGGACACAGACACCGCTCCCCGCCCCGCGGCAACCGGCCGAACCGGACGGCCTGTTCGACCTCGAAGGCCTGCGGGACGCGGCGCTGGAAGAGGCGATGCGCGCCCCGATCGAACAGTGGATGACGTTCCTCCACCCCGACCAGGTCGCGCTGGTCCGCCGCAACTGGTCGGGCCCGGCCCGCATCAGCGGCCCCGCCGGCACGGGCAAGACGGTCGTCGGTCTGCACCGCGCCGCTCACCTCGCCCGCCGCACCAACGGCCGCGTCCTGTACGTCACCTACGCCAAGAACCTGCCCAGGGTCCAGGGCACGTTCCTCAGAACCATGTCCCCGTCGATCGCGGAGAAGGTCGACTTCAGCAGCCTGCACGCCTGGGCGCAGGAATTCCTGCGGGCCCGCGGCGTCCCGGTACGGCTGCACAAGGAGAAGGCCGACACGGCGTTCAGCCTCGCCTGGGCACACGTCGGCCGCGCCGGACGGCTGGCGGAGATCGATCCGACACCGCTCTACTGGCAGCAGGAGATCGACCACGTCATCAAGGGCCGCGGCATCACCACGTTCGACGAGTATGCCAATGTGCCGCGGCGCCGCCGCAGGACCGTCCTGCGACGGCCGCACCGGCAGGCCGTGTGGGAGCTCTTCGAGGCCTACGAGTCCTTACGCGTCGAGAAAGGCGTGCACGACTTCAACGACGTGCTGTCCCTCGCCCTGGCGGAAGCCGAGCGCGGCACCGACCGGCCCCCGTACTCGGCGGTGATCGTCGACGAGGTCCAGGACCTCACCCTCGTCGGCGTGCGCCTGCTGCACACGCTGGTGGGCGACGCCCCCAACGCCCTGCTGCTCGTCGGCGACGGACAACAGGCCGTCTACCCCGGCGGCTTCCGCCTCACCGACGCGGGCATCGACATCCGCGGCGACCGCGGACAGGTGCTGCGCACCAACTACCGCAACAGCAGGCAGATCCTCGACGCGGCCCTCGACGTCGTCGCCGACGACACCTTCGACGACATCGACGGGCTGCGCACCCTCGGCCGCAGGGACGTCGACCTCACCTACCACGACGGGCAGGTCGTCCGCGTCGTGAAGCCGACCGCGGCCGAACACGACCAGGCGCTCCTGACCGCCCTGCGCGACCTGTCCGCCGCCGAACGCGCCGACACTGCAGTCCTGTGCCCCTCGGTCCGCGCCATCGGCGCCTACCAACGCCTCCTCACCCGCGCGGGAATCCCGGTCCGCATGCTGGAGCACTACGACGGACACCCGGTCGACGCCGTCAAGCTCGGCAGCTATCGCAGAGCGAAGGGCCTGGAGTTCAAGCGGGTGTACCTGCCCCGGCACGACACCGCCCTCGGCCCCGCGACGCCCGCCGACGGCCCCGCCACCGCCCCACGGGCCCCCGAAACGGCCGCGGAACACGAGGAACTGCGCCGGAGCCAGCTGTTCGTGGCGATGACGAGGGCCCGCGACGTGCTGTGGCTTGGCAGCGTCGAGGAGCCGCCAACAGAGCCCCCTCAGGCGCTCACGTAG
- a CDS encoding bifunctional cytochrome P450/NADPH--P450 reductase, whose amino-acid sequence MRAEHTAAEHAAEEHTVEVCGLRGDPDLVLPTVDVTAVGLTATPVQQAVELARRHGPLYVRRFHGRDSVWASSLELVEELSDETRFAKGVGPALENVRGIAGDGLFTAYDDEPNWAKAHDILLPAFAMNSMRTYHPHMLRVARRLISSWDGRFAPGAAESAPVEVSEDMTRMTLDTIGLSGFGYDFESFGRTDPHPFVQALVRGLAHSQAKLARDPAGDYTADDAAFKEDAAFVARVVDEVIETRTASGDTSADDLLGLMLNSPHPASGEHLDEANIRNQVITFLIAGHETTSGTLAFALHHLVKNPAVLHLAQAEVDALWGDEPDPDPTYEDVGKLRYVRQVLNEALRLWPTAPAFQRRARVDTTLGGHPVKAGQYVVVLTPMLHRDPVWGDNVEEFDPERFAPATEAARSPHAYKPFGTGERACIGRQFALHEATMLLGMLVHRYRFIDRAAYRLKVKETLTLKPEGFTMTLAARTAEDRARSRAAAGNTHGGAAAQPQGSQATEDGLPTRAVPGTALTLLHGSNFGTCRGYAEQLADLAADLGFDARVAPLDDAAGALPTGSPVVIVTASYNGRPTDDAREFVSWLSGAAQDAADGVRYAVLGVGDRNWAATYQHVPTLVDDGLAAAGATRLLERAEADASGDLTGSVERFTAALRETLLREYGDPESAGATATAPGEARVYDVVEVSGGPLDALDARHGTAPMTVTETADLADLSHPLARPKRFLRVALPDDVTYRTADHLAVLPVNDPASVERAASVFGVRLDTVLNIRAHRPGRTTLPLDRPVSVRELLGRYVELSDAPTAAHVALLAEHNPCPPERAALERLATAPDELSTRQGNLLDLVEDHPALRGRLPWPVLLELLPPRRARHYSISSSPAAAPGHADLMVSLLSAPDRSGRGTFRGTGSSYLHGLRPGDTLHARVQPCRDAFRIPADAHTPVIMIGAGTGLAPFRGAIADRVELLRDGTHLAPALCYFGCDHPDVDYLHRAELEAAERAGAVSMRPTYSRAPEGELLFVQHRIAAESEELWQLLEAGAQVYVCGDGARMAPGVRDAFLDLHVKHAGADAARDASREAADAWWRGLVAEGRYVEDVYVSA is encoded by the coding sequence ATGCGCGCAGAACACACCGCCGCAGAACACGCCGCCGAAGAACACACCGTCGAGGTCTGCGGTCTCCGGGGCGACCCGGACCTCGTGCTGCCCACCGTCGACGTGACGGCCGTCGGGCTGACCGCCACCCCCGTTCAGCAGGCCGTTGAGCTCGCTCGGCGGCACGGTCCCCTGTACGTCCGCCGCTTCCACGGGCGCGATTCCGTGTGGGCCTCCTCGCTCGAGCTCGTCGAGGAGCTGTCCGACGAGACGCGGTTCGCGAAGGGCGTCGGACCCGCCCTGGAGAACGTCCGCGGCATCGCGGGCGACGGCCTGTTCACGGCGTACGACGACGAGCCCAACTGGGCCAAGGCGCACGACATCCTGCTCCCCGCGTTCGCCATGAACTCGATGCGGACGTACCACCCGCACATGCTGCGCGTGGCCCGGCGCCTCATCTCCTCGTGGGACGGCCGGTTCGCGCCGGGCGCGGCCGAGTCCGCGCCGGTGGAGGTCTCGGAGGACATGACCAGGATGACGCTGGACACCATCGGCCTGTCCGGCTTCGGCTACGACTTCGAGTCGTTCGGCCGCACCGATCCCCACCCCTTCGTCCAGGCTCTCGTACGGGGCCTGGCGCACAGTCAGGCGAAGCTGGCCCGCGACCCCGCGGGTGACTACACCGCCGACGACGCCGCGTTCAAGGAAGACGCCGCCTTCGTCGCCCGCGTCGTCGACGAGGTCATCGAGACCCGGACGGCGTCGGGCGACACCTCCGCCGACGATCTGCTCGGTCTGATGCTCAACTCCCCACACCCCGCCAGCGGGGAACACCTGGACGAGGCGAACATCCGCAACCAGGTCATCACGTTCCTGATCGCCGGGCACGAGACGACGTCGGGCACGCTCGCCTTCGCCCTTCACCACCTGGTGAAGAACCCGGCGGTCCTGCACCTCGCGCAGGCCGAGGTCGACGCCCTGTGGGGCGACGAGCCGGATCCCGATCCGACGTACGAGGACGTGGGGAAGCTCCGGTACGTGCGGCAGGTGCTCAACGAAGCGCTGCGGCTGTGGCCCACCGCGCCCGCGTTCCAGCGCAGGGCCCGCGTCGACACGACGCTCGGCGGGCATCCGGTGAAGGCGGGACAGTACGTGGTCGTGCTGACGCCGATGCTGCACCGGGACCCGGTCTGGGGCGACAACGTCGAGGAGTTCGACCCCGAACGCTTCGCCCCGGCGACGGAGGCGGCCCGCTCCCCGCACGCGTACAAGCCCTTCGGCACGGGCGAACGCGCCTGCATCGGGCGGCAGTTCGCGCTGCACGAAGCGACCATGCTGCTCGGCATGCTCGTGCACCGCTACCGGTTCATCGACCGCGCCGCCTACCGCCTGAAGGTCAAGGAGACCCTCACCCTCAAACCCGAGGGCTTCACCATGACGCTGGCGGCGCGGACCGCCGAGGACCGGGCGCGGAGCCGCGCGGCGGCGGGGAACACGCACGGCGGGGCCGCCGCGCAGCCCCAGGGCAGCCAGGCCACCGAGGACGGTCTGCCCACGCGTGCGGTGCCCGGCACCGCCCTGACGCTGCTGCACGGCTCCAACTTCGGGACCTGCCGCGGCTACGCCGAACAGCTCGCCGACCTCGCCGCCGACCTCGGCTTCGACGCGCGCGTCGCGCCGCTGGACGACGCCGCGGGCGCGCTGCCCACCGGCTCCCCCGTCGTGATCGTCACCGCCTCCTACAACGGCAGGCCCACCGACGACGCGCGCGAGTTCGTGTCCTGGCTGTCCGGCGCCGCGCAGGACGCGGCCGACGGTGTGCGGTACGCGGTCCTCGGCGTCGGCGACCGCAACTGGGCGGCGACGTACCAGCACGTGCCCACGCTCGTCGACGACGGGCTCGCCGCCGCCGGCGCGACGCGCCTCCTGGAGCGCGCCGAGGCCGACGCCTCCGGCGACCTGACCGGGTCCGTGGAGCGCTTCACGGCGGCGCTCCGCGAGACGCTGTTGCGGGAGTACGGGGACCCGGAGAGCGCGGGAGCCACCGCCACCGCGCCAGGGGAAGCCAGGGTCTACGACGTCGTCGAGGTGTCCGGCGGGCCGCTGGACGCACTGGACGCCCGGCACGGCACGGCGCCGATGACCGTGACGGAGACGGCCGACCTCGCGGACCTCAGCCACCCCCTGGCCCGCCCGAAGCGGTTCCTGCGGGTGGCGCTCCCGGACGACGTCACGTACCGCACCGCCGACCATCTCGCCGTGCTCCCCGTCAACGACCCCGCGTCGGTCGAGCGCGCGGCGTCCGTGTTCGGCGTCCGCCTGGACACGGTCCTGAACATCCGCGCACACCGCCCCGGCCGCACCACGCTGCCGCTGGACCGCCCGGTGTCCGTACGGGAACTCCTCGGCCGGTACGTCGAGTTGAGCGACGCACCCACCGCGGCGCACGTCGCCCTGCTCGCGGAGCACAACCCGTGCCCGCCCGAGCGCGCCGCCCTGGAGCGGCTGGCGACCGCCCCGGACGAGCTGTCCACGCGGCAGGGCAACCTGCTCGACCTCGTCGAGGACCACCCGGCCCTGCGCGGCCGACTCCCCTGGCCCGTCCTGCTCGAACTCCTTCCGCCCCGCCGCGCCCGCCACTACTCGATCTCGTCGTCACCCGCCGCCGCGCCCGGCCACGCCGACCTGATGGTGTCGCTCCTCTCGGCACCGGACCGCTCCGGACGCGGCACGTTCCGCGGCACCGGCTCCTCGTACCTCCATGGCCTGCGCCCCGGCGACACACTCCACGCGCGCGTGCAGCCCTGCCGCGACGCCTTCCGCATCCCCGCGGACGCGCACACCCCGGTCATCATGATCGGCGCGGGCACGGGTCTCGCCCCCTTCCGCGGCGCCATCGCCGACCGCGTGGAACTCCTCCGCGACGGCACACACCTCGCCCCCGCACTCTGCTACTTCGGCTGCGACCACCCCGACGTCGACTATCTGCACCGCGCGGAACTCGAAGCGGCGGAACGCGCGGGAGCGGTGTCGATGCGCCCGACCTACTCCAGGGCCCCCGAGGGCGAGCTCCTCTTCGTGCAGCACCGCATCGCGGCCGAGTCCGAGGAGCTCTGGCAGCTCCTGGAGGCCGGTGCCCAGGTCTACGTCTGCGGCGACGGCGCCCGCATGGCCCCGGGCGTCCGCGACGCGTTCCTGGACCTGCACGTGAAGCACGCGGGCGCCGACGCGGCTCGGGATGCGTCCCGGGAGGCGGCCGACGCCTGGTGGCGGGGGCTCGTCGCCGAGGGACGGTATGTGGAGGACGTCTACGTGAGCGCCTGA
- a CDS encoding PAS domain-containing protein → MAVKREPRGAPDDTSETAAAKPREADAAVWRGRFVTLLDRSPTPTAIAGTNGLVSVANPAFTAALGLQPGGVAGRLLLDLLTPTNSDQLRKLDEAMRSGRRSRYPVEACWRARGTVRHGQVTVEPVTDPLEDTPPLIVTLRVADEGEETGGDGVGDAEDELAHPALSAQEARILRLVAGGATTAVVARTIGIGVDGVNYHLTRLCRRLRVPNRTALVARAYVLGLLAPEAWPPRVSGPAGRRTGPARGGA, encoded by the coding sequence GTGGCCGTGAAGAGGGAGCCGAGGGGCGCGCCGGACGACACGTCGGAGACAGCCGCGGCGAAGCCCAGGGAGGCCGACGCCGCCGTGTGGCGTGGGCGGTTCGTGACGCTCCTCGACCGTTCCCCGACGCCGACCGCGATCGCGGGCACGAACGGGCTCGTCTCCGTCGCCAACCCGGCCTTCACCGCCGCCCTGGGACTCCAGCCGGGCGGCGTGGCGGGCCGGCTCCTGCTCGACCTGCTCACCCCCACCAACAGCGACCAGCTCCGCAAACTGGACGAGGCCATGCGCTCCGGCCGCAGGTCCCGCTACCCGGTCGAGGCGTGCTGGAGGGCACGTGGGACCGTCCGCCACGGACAGGTCACCGTCGAACCCGTCACCGACCCGCTGGAGGACACCCCGCCGCTCATCGTGACGCTGCGCGTGGCGGACGAGGGGGAGGAGACGGGCGGCGACGGCGTCGGGGACGCGGAGGACGAGCTCGCCCACCCCGCGCTCAGCGCCCAGGAGGCCCGCATCCTGCGCCTGGTCGCGGGCGGCGCCACGACAGCCGTCGTCGCGCGCACGATCGGCATCGGCGTCGACGGCGTCAACTACCACCTCACGCGCCTCTGCCGCCGCCTGCGCGTCCCGAACCGCACGGCGCTGGTGGCCCGTGCCTACGTACTCGGACTCCTCGCCCCGGAGGCGTGGCCACCGCGGGTGTCCGGCCCGGCCGGGCGCCGAACCGGTCCCGCCAGGGGCGGTGCGTGA
- a CDS encoding M20/M25/M40 family metallo-hydrolase, translating to MREPADVNVDAMIEDLRTLVEVESPSRDRDALTESAKTVAGVIEARLGGKATLVDSEAGPHVHWSGGGAPRVLILGHHDTVFPLGTLARRPFAVEDGHATGPGVFDMLGGLVQAVHGLAALDDLSGVEILVTADEEVGSGSSRALIEERARACGAVLVFEGAADGGGVKTGRKGCGTFEVSITGRASHAGLEPEAGVNALVEAAHQVLAIEALGAPGIGTTVTPTVASAGTLDNVVPAAATVVVDVRVESPEEKDRVEAAFAALTPRLEGAEITVKGGIGRPPMPESAAAGLFAAARRLIPGLEGKAVGGGSDGNFTAALGIPTLDGLGAVGGGAHADHEYVVVEAMAERANLVRGLVRAIREGEAAH from the coding sequence ATGCGCGAGCCGGCCGACGTGAACGTCGACGCGATGATCGAGGACCTCAGGACACTCGTGGAGGTCGAGTCGCCGTCGCGCGACCGCGACGCCCTGACGGAGTCGGCGAAAACCGTCGCGGGCGTCATCGAGGCCCGTCTCGGCGGAAAGGCCACCCTCGTCGACAGCGAGGCGGGCCCGCACGTCCACTGGTCCGGGGGCGGCGCTCCCCGCGTCCTGATCCTCGGCCACCACGACACGGTGTTCCCGCTGGGCACCCTCGCCCGCCGCCCGTTCGCCGTCGAGGACGGGCACGCGACAGGGCCCGGCGTCTTCGACATGCTGGGCGGCCTGGTGCAGGCCGTGCACGGACTGGCGGCGCTCGACGACCTCTCGGGCGTCGAGATCCTCGTGACGGCGGACGAAGAGGTCGGCTCCGGCTCGTCCCGCGCCCTCATCGAGGAACGCGCCCGCGCCTGCGGCGCGGTCCTCGTGTTCGAGGGCGCCGCCGACGGCGGGGGAGTGAAGACGGGACGCAAGGGCTGCGGCACGTTCGAGGTCTCCATCACCGGCCGCGCGTCGCACGCGGGCCTCGAACCCGAGGCGGGCGTCAACGCCCTGGTCGAGGCGGCCCACCAGGTCCTCGCCATCGAGGCGCTCGGCGCCCCCGGCATCGGCACGACCGTCACCCCGACCGTCGCGTCCGCCGGCACGCTGGACAACGTGGTCCCCGCGGCGGCGACCGTCGTCGTCGACGTCCGGGTCGAGTCGCCCGAGGAGAAGGACCGCGTCGAAGCCGCCTTCGCCGCTCTGACGCCCCGCCTCGAAGGGGCGGAGATCACCGTCAAGGGAGGCATCGGCCGCCCGCCGATGCCCGAGTCGGCGGCGGCCGGGCTCTTCGCGGCGGCTCGGCGGCTGATCCCGGGCCTTGAGGGCAAGGCGGTCGGCGGCGGCAGCGACGGCAACTTCACGGCAGCGCTCGGCATACCGACCCTCGACGGCCTCGGGGCGGTCGGCGGCGGAGCACACGCCGACCACGAGTACGTGGTGGTCGAGGCGATGGCCGAGCGGGCGAACCTGGTGCGGGGCCTGGTGCGGGCGATCCGTGAGGGCGAGGCCGCGCACTAG
- a CDS encoding glutamate--cysteine ligase: protein MRAEGRMSFGVEEEYLVVDPASREVRPYGARVAALAAQRLGEERVGDELTGFQVEARTSPHTRLADLADDITAMRGAVADAAQEQGLAVVSSGAPVLGEVRPLPLTRGPRYAGSLAAFRALDDEQCAAACHVHVGIADRATALAVSNRLRPWLPVLVSLTANSPYWAGRWTGYASWRTLSWARWPVAGPPPYFDSVAHFDELVGHLHAGGAVMDQGGLYWDVRPSAHLPTLEIRVADAQPTAGETVMYAALVRALALTELRAVHAGEPVVNPAPEVLRAAYWRAARDGLRGHGLDARTQRLEPAPVLAERLYAHVRPALEANGDAAWIRAAWTRLRAHGTGAERQRAAHRGGNRLEDTVDAMTDCFRDVA from the coding sequence ATGAGAGCCGAGGGACGGATGTCGTTCGGGGTGGAGGAGGAGTACCTCGTCGTCGACCCGGCGTCGCGCGAGGTACGGCCGTACGGGGCGCGGGTGGCCGCCCTGGCCGCCCAGCGGCTCGGCGAGGAGCGGGTGGGCGACGAGCTCACCGGCTTCCAGGTGGAGGCGAGGACGAGCCCGCACACCCGCCTGGCCGATCTCGCCGACGACATCACCGCGATGCGCGGCGCGGTCGCGGACGCGGCACAGGAGCAGGGGCTCGCGGTCGTGTCGTCCGGCGCGCCGGTCCTGGGAGAGGTGCGACCACTTCCGCTCACCCGCGGGCCGCGCTACGCCGGGAGCCTGGCGGCGTTCCGCGCACTGGACGACGAGCAGTGCGCGGCCGCCTGCCACGTCCATGTCGGCATCGCGGACCGGGCGACGGCCCTTGCGGTCAGCAACCGGCTGCGGCCGTGGCTTCCGGTGCTGGTGTCGCTCACCGCCAACTCCCCGTACTGGGCGGGTCGGTGGACCGGATACGCGAGCTGGCGCACCCTGTCCTGGGCGCGCTGGCCGGTGGCGGGACCACCGCCGTACTTCGACTCCGTGGCGCACTTCGACGAACTGGTGGGCCATCTGCACGCGGGCGGGGCGGTCATGGACCAGGGCGGCCTGTACTGGGACGTACGGCCCTCGGCGCACCTGCCGACACTGGAGATCCGCGTGGCGGACGCGCAGCCGACCGCGGGGGAGACGGTCATGTACGCGGCGTTGGTACGGGCGTTGGCGCTGACGGAGCTGCGCGCCGTCCACGCCGGCGAACCGGTCGTGAACCCCGCGCCGGAGGTGCTGCGGGCGGCGTACTGGCGAGCGGCCCGTGACGGCCTGCGCGGCCACGGCCTCGACGCGCGCACCCAACGGCTCGAACCCGCTCCCGTACTCGCCGAGCGGCTCTACGCGCACGTCCGCCCGGCGCTGGAGGCCAACGGGGACGCCGCCTGGATCCGGGCCGCCTGGACGCGTCTCCGCGCGCACGGCACCGGCGCCGAACGGCAGCGAGCGGCGCACCGGGGCGGGAACCGCCTGGAGGACACGGTGGACGCGATGACCGACTGCTTCCGTGACGTGGCCTGA
- a CDS encoding CrcB family protein, with amino-acid sequence MRPRGRRRVGGTLTRDEGRVVAAVAAGGGMGAVSRYALSLGWPTAPDGFPWTTLVVNAAGCAAIGVLMVLVTEVRQQTHPLVRPFLGTGFLGGFTTFSTYAVDIERLVRGGHPRTGLAYLALTLIAALAAVWGAAWTTRRVAARRTAAGSRP; translated from the coding sequence GTGCGCCCGCGAGGGCGCCGGCGAGTAGGAGGAACGTTGACGCGGGACGAAGGAAGGGTCGTCGCGGCGGTGGCCGCGGGCGGCGGCATGGGCGCGGTGTCCCGGTACGCGCTGTCGCTGGGGTGGCCGACGGCCCCCGACGGATTCCCCTGGACGACCCTCGTGGTGAACGCGGCGGGCTGCGCCGCGATCGGCGTCCTCATGGTGCTGGTCACGGAAGTGCGGCAACAGACCCACCCACTGGTGCGGCCCTTCCTCGGCACGGGCTTCCTCGGCGGCTTCACCACGTTCTCGACGTACGCGGTGGACATCGAACGCCTCGTACGCGGCGGCCACCCCCGTACGGGCCTCGCCTACCTGGCCCTGACGCTGATCGCGGCGCTCGCGGCGGTGTGGGGCGCGGCGTGGACGACGCGCCGGGTGGCGGCGCGCCGGACGGCGGCGGGGAGTCGGCCGTGA
- the crcB gene encoding fluoride efflux transporter CrcB gives MNWLLVIVGGMIGAPLRHLTDVAVRKRYGTDFPWGILAVNVAGCLILGVLTGAVVAGAASSHVQLFLGTGLCGALTTYSTFSYETLRLAESGSRCHAAANALGSVAAGLGAAFVGVAAAEALWG, from the coding sequence GTGAACTGGCTGCTCGTGATCGTCGGCGGCATGATCGGCGCTCCCCTGCGCCACCTCACCGACGTGGCCGTGCGGAAGCGGTACGGCACCGACTTCCCGTGGGGCATCCTCGCCGTCAACGTCGCGGGCTGTCTGATCCTCGGCGTGCTGACGGGTGCGGTCGTGGCGGGCGCCGCGTCGTCGCACGTCCAGCTGTTCCTGGGCACGGGGCTGTGCGGGGCGCTGACGACGTACTCCACCTTCTCGTACGAGACACTGCGGCTCGCCGAGTCCGGCTCGCGCTGCCACGCGGCGGCCAACGCGCTGGGAAGCGTGGCGGCGGGCCTCGGCGCGGCCTTTGTCGGGGTGGCCGCTGCCGAGGCCCTGTGGGGGTGA